In Saccharomyces eubayanus strain FM1318 chromosome X, whole genome shotgun sequence, the genomic window GTGTAAGCAGGAACTGATGGCTTTGAAAGATCTGAATGTTCAGGTTGATATTTACAATTCTAAGCAGGATGCAACTCCAGGTGAACTAATCATTTCAAATGTATCCAAAAATGACGAAATAGTGATAGAAAACACTCCTTCTGTTGCCAGTAATTCAGAGAAAGCTCTTtctgaaaacgaaaatacGGAGCAACCCCTCTCTGTAAGTGACACGTCCAGCGCcgattttgaatttgccACTTTCCATGCGGGAAGACCTAACGTTGCAGAATTGTTGAAGGAAGCGGTCAGCCATCCTGGTTCACTTGCAGTGGTGTGTTGTGGTCCGCCCGTTTTTGTTGACACTGCTAGAAATGAGACTGCCAAAGCTGTAATCAGAAACCCATCAAGTGTAATCGAATACTCAGAAGAATATCAAGCGTGGTAAATATTCATCTTATGCAAATAGAAATCTCGCACGCATCATGTCTCAAATGTTTCTTCTATATGGAGTGAAAATTGCACGCTTTTAGGGTACATCTAGAGGGcaaagaattgaaattcaaaaaaccaaaattcGGTTCTATATACTTTTCAATGAGAACTATACGACAGCAATTTATTGTTTACAGACATAACTTAGGACAAAAGCGAAttaatcattttttttggtgcaAAATATTACTGCAATTTGGGAATATGAGGTCAGCAAGGTTTATTGAAGTGCCCATGTATACGTTAAGTGTACGGTGTGAATGCAATACATGAATCGATACAAAGCCAAAATTATATCAAAGCATTAAAAGTCAATATAGAAATCTACTTTTAAATCACCAAAGTGATTGAGGGTAATTTGCAATCCAATTGCGCAAATATGTTGTGGGATATTAACATAAGTACACGTCGTCATCCAAAGTAAACGGTATGTCATGCGATGAGAATATACTGCTTCAATAAAGATGCGAATGCTGCATTTCAAAGCGTATTCAATATGACCAGCAATATCATAGTGAGATAAGTAGAGTTGCATTTTTAGTGCTTGTTGAGTATTCAGATGATATCTTGATAAGATCATTAAATTCATCTaagaagtttttttaaGTATTTGTGAATTGCGTGATCATAGTTATGTTATGCCTCGTTGGGGCCATATGACGATTTAAGAAGTAATATGCAGTGCTATAAAAATCAAGTGTATAGCGTAGTGTACTAGGATCTAATGttaaaagaacaataacAGTATATCAAAGCATGTGGTTGTTTTACTGTAACATTCATGAAAATCCattgtatttgaaaatagttTTCTAGACATCAGGTCCTTTTTATAGTCTGTATTCgattgaaaataaatacagACATATAAAAAACGATATGATATTGAAAGTATCATCAAGCTGACATCATGGGTTACAGAAAACAGTTTTAAAGTAGTACGTAAAACGGCCCTTTCTTGTTTTAACAGTACAGTCATCGGAAATTCAAGGGTGGCAGAATGACCTTGTGTGTAGAATTGTAGCATTAAGATATATAGCAGTTATGAAGTCCGGTCGAAATTGTGGAGATAACAATTTCTAGTTCTTCACACTGCTTCAAATTGCTTCTTTCCACACGACCAGTAAAAAGTACCTCTGTCagagattgaaaaaatattttcaacacACATTAAGAAAGGCTTGTTTAAATCTCTCACAGGAATATATACTCGTCAGCGGCATCCAGAAGCTTCATATCGGCTTCTACACCAGTTTTCGGTTGAAGACCCCTCAAAGCACAAAGAGCAGAGATTATAATGATAGAGGCGTTATCACTAGTGAATCCACATTCGTTCGGCAGTTCTCTCATTTCAGTTTAGAACAACTCTATtaactttgaattttcaataGCATCCACCTTGTTAACGAAAATAACTACATGTTGATTACTAACTTGTCCAGCTACTAGCAGATGCTCTATGGGTTGAAGTGTTTGTCCATGAATAGCAGCCACAACGACAATAGAACCATTCATTTGGGAGCAACCTATAGTTAAATTCTCAATGTAAtctaaataaataattGGCGTGAGAGTAGTTTCTTTTAATAGTCTCTTATTCCGCGTGAACGGTAGAAATGGTAATACCACGGGCTCTTTTTTGGGTTTGCCTTATCAATAGCGTTATAATCTAAGAAATCGATACCGCCTTTTTGCGTTCAAAGTTCAGCAGTTAGAGTTGTTTTCCCTTCCTCAACATGACCAACTGTACCTATATTTAATTGTGGTTTGGAACGATCAAAAGTAGTTGAGGAGATACTTGAGGTTTAAGAGAGTGTCCCGGAGCCCGCAGAAGCGAGCTTCATTGGTGTTCTTGATGGAGAGGATTTAGAAACTGTTCTCGTAAGCAATCTTGAAAATACTTTTCCGGCTCTTCGATTTATCGAGCTACAATAaacaagagagaaaaatattgaaactAAGGaactaaaaaatttcaatcaAACAGCTCAAACAGCTCAAAAAGCagaaatagaaaaacaCGTTATGTGTTAACAACAGAAGGGGGAGAAAGTCTTTTAAGTAATCtcaaacttttttcaataagtCGTACTTTAAGTAAAATTGAACGGTGGCCAGTTATCTCATTGCCGTCATATACTATCAATCGGTAACATAAGCCATTTAGTCAAACGTAATTATAGTTAAATTATCACCCTGATCGCTTGAGTTACACAACAGGGAAGGAGCAGATAACAAAGAACTCATTTCGAGTGCGCTTggtatcatttttttataataatCGAAAGAATAACGCACCTTAATATCTCACAATTAGTGTGTGTATACAGGCTTTCAAATACATGTATTTTACTTGTTGCATGCACAAATATACTGATATAATACCGTCAGGGCAACTCAGATAGTCACATAACGCTATAGTacaaaaattattattacatTTTTAAAGTTTGGAATAATTACAAATCGAAGCTGTTAAGATGTTTATTGTGAACTTCCAATCCCTTTAAAATATGGAGCCAACAGGAATTCTTCCCTATCCTGTAATAATCTTCGGAGTGTTGTGATCGTTTCTTCGAATTAATATGCAGCAGATTTTGGGTCTAGAACGAGATAAGGCCCCGAAAAAGCAGCAGCGGCTCATTTAAAGCGACTACAAATCCTGAAGATTGAGAACGATCCTAAAAAACACCCGGTTGTAACTGTTGAAACACATCAACACTAAATTAAATTTAGATCATACATCATTATAAAAAATTGTATTTATAGACAGACGAGGGACATTGGAGCGTAGGAAACAATTCTAGCTTCACATCTGTACCTTAAAACGGTACTGGGTCTTTGAGGTGTATAACTTACCACGTTTTAAAAGAACACAATCTCTCCATTCATCATGATTGATTGCATCAACATATCTGCCTTGTTCAACGGCAAATCCTGATCTAGGAGTAAATTTGCCACATAGACTATCACCGGTATAAAAGTGAACAGTTGGTTCTGTTGTTGCAACTTCTAGTGTGAGGCGTGATTCTGGATGATAAGCCTCAAAAACAGGCACCAATTTATTTACGCTCAAAGAGTCGGTGACTTCCAAATCTTTATTTGCATCAACAATAAAACTACAATCATAAACTGGAGCATTATCGCCCAAAGTGGTAGGTTTTGTAGAATCAAATGTAGCAATCTTTCTCTCGATGATCTTACCGGTCGGAATCAATGCTCCTTCGCTGACTTCTAATGACTTGTTCGAACAAAGTTTAACTTCGGTACCACTGATAGACTTGTCGCTTTTAGCCTTGTTCAAGTTGAAGTAGGTGTGGCTGGTCATATTGATAGG contains:
- a CDS encoding aldose epimerase family protein, producing the protein MTNSDNSNEYGVITIGDATRFQATIAKLGATLVDLKVNNQSVVLGYSEVQDYLSDGNMMGAIVGRYANRISKGVFHLEDGPHQLTVNNCGNTNHSSISSLNLKKYKALPVENPSKDVYTAEFSLLDDHTQSNPNEFPGDLEVTIKYTLNVVEMTLDMEYRAQLVRGEATPINMTSHTYFNLNKAKSDKSISGTEVKLCSNKSLEVSEGALIPTGKIIERKIATFDSTKPTTLGDNAPVYDCSFIVDANKDLEVTDSLSVNKLVPVFEAYHPESRLTLEVATTEPTVHFYTGDSLCGKFTPRSGFAVEQGRYVDAINHDEWRDCVLLKRGKLYTSKTQYRFKVQM